One part of the Malus sylvestris chromosome 2, drMalSylv7.2, whole genome shotgun sequence genome encodes these proteins:
- the LOC126585871 gene encoding phosphatidylinositol N-acetylglucosaminyltransferase subunit P-like isoform X1 has translation MEDSYSVCSPRRILSVSKKRRATVSFVDPDDKASGFHGPKPSEVYGFVGSITTVVATVIFLVWAYVPESWLHSIGIFYYPSRYWALAVPAYAMMTLVLALGFYCGLNFMSTPPPSSLYTVYVMCDLPFSFADEFSRDPLSSAPIGDDDQPIEPISDISIDRVNRSMFK, from the exons ATGGAGGATTCATATTCTGTTTGCAGCCCCAGAAGAATCCTGAGTGTGTCAAAGAAGAGGAGGGCAACTGTGTCATTTGTGGATCCAGATGATAAGGCTTCTGGGTTTCATGGCCCCAAGCCTTCTGAAGTCTATGGCTTTGTTGGTTCCATCACTACTGTTGTGGCTACAG TTATATTCTTGGTGTGGGCATATGTTCCTGAGTCTTGGCTGCATTCCATTGGGATCTTTTACTATCCCAGCAG GTATTGGGCATTGGCTGTGCCAGCTTACGCTATGATGACATTGGTATTAGCACTGGGATTTTACTGTGGCCTCAACTTCATGTCCACCCCTCCCCCTTCTTCCTTATATACTGTTTACG TTATGTGCGACCTTCCATTTTCTTTTGCAGATGAATTCAGTAGGGATCCTTTGAGCTCTGCTCCAATTGGTGACGATGATCAGCCCATAGAACCCATATCCGATATCAGCATTGACAGAGTCAATCGTTCCATGTTTAAATAA
- the LOC126585871 gene encoding phosphatidylinositol N-acetylglucosaminyltransferase subunit P-like isoform X2, translating to MEDSYSVCSPRRILSVSKKRRATVSFVDPDDKASGFHGPKPSEVYGFVGSITTVVATVIFLVWAYVPESWLHSIGIFYYPSRYWALAVPAYAMMTLVLALGFYCGLNFMSTPPPSSLYTVYDEFSRDPLSSAPIGDDDQPIEPISDISIDRVNRSMFK from the exons ATGGAGGATTCATATTCTGTTTGCAGCCCCAGAAGAATCCTGAGTGTGTCAAAGAAGAGGAGGGCAACTGTGTCATTTGTGGATCCAGATGATAAGGCTTCTGGGTTTCATGGCCCCAAGCCTTCTGAAGTCTATGGCTTTGTTGGTTCCATCACTACTGTTGTGGCTACAG TTATATTCTTGGTGTGGGCATATGTTCCTGAGTCTTGGCTGCATTCCATTGGGATCTTTTACTATCCCAGCAG GTATTGGGCATTGGCTGTGCCAGCTTACGCTATGATGACATTGGTATTAGCACTGGGATTTTACTGTGGCCTCAACTTCATGTCCACCCCTCCCCCTTCTTCCTTATATACTGTTTACG ATGAATTCAGTAGGGATCCTTTGAGCTCTGCTCCAATTGGTGACGATGATCAGCCCATAGAACCCATATCCGATATCAGCATTGACAGAGTCAATCGTTCCATGTTTAAATAA